TTAGTGGACATGTTCACATCAGAGTTGGCACCACTGGCTGACTCATTGGCAGTTTCAACAGAGAGTATGGAAGAGATGGAGGATGGATACTGAAGCACATTGGAGGGGGAGTGTAAGAAAGCAAATACCTGCCACTTCTGGTCCGTTTGTTCTGTggatagaggacttcagtctccagggctctcCATCTGAAGTTTCACAAACacacttcacccccccccccttttgtgtgtgtgtgtgtgtgtctatagtATGCCAATTGAGACTGCTATCTCGTGTTTTGGTTAACTGTTCAGGATTAAATGCACAGTAGGTATGATATGAAATCACAAGTTTTGTTCCCTATCACCATGACTGAATAGTTCAGTGTGGCTTTGTGTACTTGATGAATATCATGGATACAACTTGATAAAGAATTGTCTTTATGGTATAGTAGAACCTCGTTTTTACAAACCGAGATTTTACAAACCACCAGTTACATGAACCATTTTTCTTGATGGGACAAAGGATCACAACAAAAGAGATGTCAGTGAAGAACAAGTCAACATCCCTTTATTGATGTCTTCAGTGTGTTGGAAATTGCTTTGCAGTTGTTTGAAAGACAAGAAAATGATGCAGTACATCATACTGCAACTTAGGCACTGTACTGACTAATTTTTTTatgttcaattttatgaacttCTTGACTTTCTACACTCAGTCTCCAGTTAGTTTGTAACATAGAGGCTCTACTGTATATACAATGTATGTTGGGTCAAATCCTGTAGTTTTAATCAATGTATTTTAAACTCTCGCTGAAGTTTTGAGTGAGTAGAGATTCCAGGACACTGTCAGTGTAAATGGTAACCATGTTCtgttatacattttacaactataATATGTGTTGCAAAGAattaactttttaatatttttatcttttattctacattttttttGTATCACATACATCTATTTTTAGTACAGTGCCTTTTAATGTAGTAAATTGATGGacacttgccatttaaaaggatGAGAATTTGTGTGTCCTTTTGGCATCAATACTTTCAGTAATGTCTTATCTAAATTGTTGATTAAAATGTCTAACTTGGCCTGATATTTGCCAATATCATGTTAGCCATTCATACGCTTTAAGTATTCATAAATATGTTTACTTtcaatttaatttatatttgaaaTAGTGGCACTTCACTCATCATATGTGAGGGAAGAAGAATATAAAATAGCAGTAGGTAACAATGCTGTGGATGGTAAAACCATTGTCTTGATAACACATTAGGCTTCTGCAATGGATTTGTTATTAACATTAACCTATCccaatttccttctttttcaGAAAGTTTATAAACAGCAACCCAATAGCAACATATTCTTTCTTGTAGACAGAACAGAAACGCTATCTGAATGCAAAAGTAAGTTCTTAACATACACTGCCTACCAATATTTAAAGGTGGTGTTCGTAACGGAGTAGGATTTCCCATGCAGCTCAAAATGAACAATTATAATTTGTTTATTCAAAGCTGTATGATTGCTGTGTTTAATTTGTCTGGATAGGACAGAAGATTAAAGTAATCACAGTATTATATATATGCATGATAAAGTACTTAAAATGAAAAGCTGCCATCCTAAAAAAGTAGGAAGGGATGCCAGTAAAAATTATAGTAGACCTAGTGCACAGTCCTCTGAAGTACAGAGCATCCTCAACTCCTTTCAGGAAGCAATCAGCATCTTGCAGCATTTGGTCCCATATAGTAAGAATAAACCTGTTTGAAAGTAGCATGGGATagggaagaaagaaaactgaagttgAACTGGATACCTTAGGGGGCTAGAGGAATGGGCTTTGGGATTATGGAAGTGTGGAGGGTTGAGGATCTAGGACAGAAGCATCTGGAGATAagggagaatgagagagagacttgATGGTTAAATAGAGACCAAGAAGCATCAATTAGATGAGAAATCTAGGGTCAGGTGTGGAATGAATTCCAGGATGTAAATGAACTTGTTAATTTCTGGACAGAACAAATGGTGCTTGCTCTTCATTTCTTAGTGTTTTCAGACAGTTTACACTGAGAAGGCTTTAGTTACCATAGTTCATTGCAGTTTGTTATGATAGTAAAGTGCAAATCTGATATTGACAGTAGCTAGGAGTTACCAGGTTCTGATACTGGTAAAagtattgtatttaaaaatgcagTACAATAATAATGACTTCGATTAGAGGGataggttgtaaactctttggggcagggactgtctttttgttctgtgcctgtAGAGTGCCCAGCATAATAGCGTCCTAGTCCATGATTGAGGCTCTTAGGcttaggcactacaataataccaataataaagaataattttgTTACCTGATAAGTCAGTAGTTACAACTAATAGTCCAATCAATGCAAACTTAATGACGCACAATTTTAAAGTTCATGTAAACTACAATGTGCATAAACAATAAGAATATATATctaaatttgattatttttaagggggaaaaagctGCAATGGGCTGATTTGTGCTATGGTACTGATGTAAACACTTTCATATTTTCTTGTTATGTGTCTTTAAATTTGTGTTGATTGGACTATTAGCTATAATTACTGACTTTTCAGGaaccattattatttgtattattgtagtgcctaagaggtccagtcatagaatcataggactggaagggacctcaagaggtcatctagtccagtcccctggactcATGGCCTgattaaatattatctagaccatccctgacaggtgtttgtctaacctgctcttaaaaatctccaatgatgaagattccacaaccttcctcggcaatttattccagtgcttaactaccctgacacttaggaagtttttcctaatgtccaacctaaacctcccttgctgcaatttaagcccattgcttcttgtcctataattagcagttaagaagaacaatttttctccctcttccttgaaacaatattttatgtatttgaaaactgttatcatgtcccctctcagtcttctcttttccagactaaacaaacccaattttttcaatctaccctcataggccatgttttctagacctttaatcatttttgttgctcttcttatcaccttattattttctcagtgtttgcaaattgattgctttattatttgctccatttctttccaggtacagaagttaagctgactggtctgtaattccctgggttgtccttatttccctttttatagactggcactatatttgcccctttccagtcttctggaatctctcccgtcttgcatgacttttcaaagataattgctaatggctcagatatctcctcagtcagctccttgagtattctagaatgcatttcatcaggccctggtgacttgaagacatctaactcgtctaagtaatttttaacttgttctttccctattttatccTCTGATTCTACCTCATCTTCACTAGTATTCACtttgttagatgtccaatcaccaccaaccttcttggtgaaaaccaaaacaaagaagttattAAAAACCTCTGCCATttgcacattttctgttattgttttcccccccctcattgagtaacaggcctatcctgtccttagtcttcctctggcttctaatgtatttgtagaatgttttcttgttatacattatgtctctagctagtttgatctcgttttgtgccttggcctttctaattttgtccctacatacgtATGTtatgtttatattcatcctttgtaattcgACTTAGTTTCCACTTTATGTAGTATTCTTTTTTGAGCTTCTGATTGTTGAAGATCTCCTGATTAATCTCctagggtcagtcctcggaccgttCCTAtccaacttattcataaatgatctggagaaaggggtaaacagtgaggtggcaaagtttacagatgatactaaactgctaaagatagttaagaccaaagcagactgtgaagaacttcaaaaagatcgcacaaaactaagtgattgggcaacaaaatggcaaatgaaatttaatgtggataaatgtaaagtaatgcacattggaaaaaataaccccaactatacatacaatatgatgggggctaatttagctacaacaagtcaggaaaaagatcttggagtcatcgtggatagttctctgaaaatgtccacgcagtatgcaaaggcggtcaaaaaagcaaacaggatgttaggaatcattaaaaacgggatagagaataagactgagaatatattattgcccttatataaattgatggtacgccctcatctcgaatactgcgtacagatgtgatctcctcatctcaaaaaagatatacttgcactagaaaaggttcagaaaagggtaactaaaatgattaagggtttggaacgggtcccatatgaggagagattaaagaggctaggactcttcagcttggaaaagaggagactaaggggggatatgatagaggtatataaaatcatgagtgatgtggagaaagtggataaggaaaagttatttacttattcccataatacaagaactagaggtcatcaaatgaaattaatgggcagcaggtttaaaacaaataaaaggaagttcttcttcacgcagcgcacagtcaacttgtggaactccttgcctgaggaggttgtgaaggctaggactataacagagtttaaaagagaactagataaattcatgaggttaagtccattaattgctattagccaggacgggtaaggaaaggtgtccctagcctctgtccgtcagagggtggaaatggatggcaggagagagatcacttgatcattgcctattaggttcactccctctggggcacctggcattggccactgtcggtagatggacctttggtctgacccggtacggcctttcttatgttcttaagccagggtggtctcttgccatacttcctgtctttcctacgcagtgggataatttgctcttgtgcccttaataatgtctcttgaaaaactgccaactgtcttcaattgtttttccccttagacttgcttcccatgggatcttacctaccaactcccattgactttattttgctgttctctgtCCTACTACACCTCtgcctcgatataacactgtcctctggagccaaaaatcttactgcattataggtgaaaccacgttatatcgaacttgctttgatccgccagagtgcgcattcctgcctcccccggagcactgctttaccgcgttatatccgaatacgtgttatattgggtcacgttgtatcggggtagaggtgtattccttAAAATCAcaaactctaccatttcatgatcactttcacccaaactgccttccactttcaaaatctcaaccagttcctccctatttgttaaaatcaaatctagaacagcttctcccctagtagctttctccaccttctgaaataaaaaattgtctccagtacattccaagaacttattggataatctttgccctgctgtgttattttcccaacagatgtctgggtagttgaagtcccccattaccaccaagtcctgtgctttggatgattttgttagtttcttaaagcctcatccatctcttcttcctggttagatggtctgtagtagacccctaccatgaccccttttatccttatccagagactttcaacaagtctgtctcctatttccatctcaacctcagtccaagtgtatacatttttaatatataaggcaacatctcctcccttttttcccctgtctgtccttcctgagcaagctgtacccttcgataccaatattccagtcctGCGTATTATCCTgtcaagtctctgtgatgccaactatgtcatagttgtgtttatttactagcatttcaagttcttcctgcttattccccatacttcttgcattagtatacagatcTAAgctactgatttgatttcccccacCGCCAGTTTTGTCTtttctctcccttatccctgctataacaaaCCCGTGCTCCACCCAAATTCCGATCCTTCtctcaggtctccatgtttttgacttacgtgtgggctttggtcacctgcccccttcaaacctagtttaaagccctcctcactaggttagctagtctgtatccaaatatgcttttccccttcctcgataggtggaccccatctctgcttagcagtctttcttcctgGAACTGCATCCCGTGGTCAGGGAATCCAAAGCCTTCCTGACGACACCATCTTctcagccaggcattcacctctaGGGGaggcatctgtctctgcctgggcccctacccttgaccggaaggatcaaagagaacaccacctgcgctcccagctccttcacccttactcccagagccctgtagtcacttctgatctgctgagggttatacctcacagtatcattagtgcccacatgaaTGAGTAGCATGGGATAGTAGGGGAGCATGGGGATGATCCTTGACAGTCCCTCCATAAcatctcggatacgggctcctGGCATgccatgtcagggtgacagatggaTGCCTCCaaccccctcagaagagagtcaccaaccaccactaccctatgtttccttcggggagtggtggctgcgatcctcccagccttggagGTACATGGCttttcctcctccacctttgtGGGTGACtgctcattgccagggcagcatattgGTTTTCCATCACCATCGTGGGTGAGTTGGGAATAGggatggagcactgcctgctgccagaagtaaccaggagccagtgtcctccctgtgacagagccatatcctcctccctCAGTGGTGTGACAGCAATCCTCTGTTGCTGGAGAGCGTCCTCAGCCTTGGATGTCTCCCTATGAATACTCTCAAGGAATTGGGCACtgatgctcctcagcctagccacctcctcctgtagctctcccacttGCTTCccgagagattccaccagcaggcacctttcacactggatggtcccccccagcctggctttctgtgagtgggaaatgcaggccacaatctctgcaaatccacaccaggatctgggtagaggcatccatggttagGTTGTCTGCCTGGATACAGGctcaggtggaggagacaggagcaatGCTGGCACTGGCGATGTGGCCCTTCCTAACCATAGCGATTTTATTTCGTCTCCCTCCCACAAAccccctctcaaactcccctgtttgtggtcccctgtttgctagctccccTTGGTCGCTTAGTCTTTGGCTTTTAAGGCCTTTTCTCCTACCCCCTCGTTAATCTCATAGGGGGCAGGTGATCACGAGGCTGATCAAGGATGAACCAGGGAACGAAGGCTCAAACAGTCTCCAGACACACAATCCCAACTGACCCTGCAACTGAAAtaacctgaaagagaaagaaaaaccacaaacagccaaacaaactcaTTCACTCCAAGATTAGTACTCGCACCTTGTTTGTTCAACAGGGGGATCGCCCCTTCTCAAACTCTCCTGTTTGCGGtctcctgttcgctagctccccTTGGTCgcttagcctctggcttttaaggccttcaTGGACCAAGATcctattgtgttaggcactgtacaaatatagaccagaaagacagtccctgccccaaagagctcactgtCTATCCCTCTAAGTCATTATTATTCTAtcacatttattaattttatttttaattttttaaataattattaatttattaataaaaatattaatttattaaaagaatTTTCAGTGattatttatttcctcttttcttttatgCAGACACATTAGATGACCTGAAGAGGGCACATCAGGAGATAGAAAATTCAGAGAAGACCAAAATCAGGAAATAGACCATTTAAATTCTACATAGCAATGTGTGGCATTTGTTGTGTTGTCAGCTTGTCTGTTCAGCACACTATTGGTGGTTTCTTCATAGATGATCTCCTGTGCAACCTTAGAAGAAGAGGGCCTAACAGCAGCCAGCATCTGATAAAGACTTTGTCTGATCTCTCCTACCAGTGTTTGTTTTCTGGCCATATACTTCACTTGAGGGGATTGATGACTCCCCAGCCTCTGACAGACATTGATAACAATGTGTTTCTTTGGAATGGAGAAGTCTTCAATGGAATTCACATAGGGACAGCAGAGAATGACACTCAAGTTATGTTTCATCATCTTTCATCATGTAGTAGTGAATCTGAAATTTTGTCACTCTTCTCATCTGTTCAGGGTCCATGGTCTTTTATTTATTATCAAGCATCTAGACACTACTTGTGGTTTGGTAGGGATTATTTTGGTCGTCGTAGTTTGTTGTGGCAGTTTAATAATGAGCTAGATAGGGCTCTCTGTCTGTCGTCTGTAAGTGCTCTTTCTGAATCTGATAACCAATGGCAGGAAGTTCCAGCATCTGGAATTTACAAAATCGATCTCAAGGCCTGTGCTATATCTGAATATTTGGTTTTAACATTATATCCCTGGAAATACCATTCCAGAGAAAATGCAATAGAAGACAGATTCCTCAGTGGCTTGGATCAGATTTCAAAAGATTTACCTGCTTATGTGTCTCTTACAATGAGCGAATCAAAACTTTCTCTAATAACACCAGTTGTTCCTTTAAATAGGACAGTTCCTGAAACTTCAGTTGACTCTCATCGCCCTAATATTACTAATCGTACAGTTACTGTAGAAGATCTTCAAGGATTTCTTGCAGAAGAGCACAAGAAGAAATTGGTCCATCAGCTTATTGATGTTTTAAGTGAAGCAGTAAAGAGACGTGTTTTATATCTGTTTAGAGATACAGATGAGCTAACAGGAGAAAATCTGAGTATACCTATCAAGAAAGCACATGTTGCAATACTGTTTTCTGGTGGCATTGATTCTATGCTTATTGCAACCCTAGCTGATCGACATATTCCTTCGGAGGAACCAATTGATCTTCTTAATGTAGCCTTCATGATTAAAGAACAGACTAAACAAAGCAAGCAGAAAAAACAACATGAATTGCATTCTTGTCAGGAATGCTTTAAAAAACTAGATACTACACTTGTTGATAACTTGTCTTGCTTCAGTGTGCCTGACAGAATCACTGGCAGGGCAGCATTGGAAGAACTAGAGACTATTAATCCTTCAAGAACTTGGAATTTTGTGGAAATTAATGTTACACTTGAGGAACTGAAAAGAATGAGACAACAGCGCATAAGCCACTTAGTTTATCCATTGGATACTGTTCTGGATGACAGCATTGGTTGTGCAGTTTGGTTTGCTTCCAGGGGAGAAGGTTTTATTACTACCCAGGGAGATGTAAAACCATATAAAAGTTCTGCAAAGGTATCAGATCTTCTTTGTCTGTCTTTATACTTGGTCAATAAAAATAAGTATAGTGCAGTTTAGCTTCAGTAGTCAGTACAGAATAAATATCCAAGGTTGCTGGAATACAAGTAGCAAACATAAGTAAATTTTGCAGTTGTAATGAGTGTGTAACTGCCTGCAGTTCCAAAAATGCAGGACTCCTGCATTCAGTTCCTTGGCATGGAATTATTCTATCCGTAAGCTTGAGTATACAGCTGTAGAACTGGGAAAGACAATAATCTTCAGCCTGGAATATTCAATTTTTGAATTGACGTAGTAGAGAAGAATTGTATCATCAGATCTAGCCTAAAcagatttgaaatatttaaatctgCATAAAATTTAGTTAATCAGCATTGTTTTGTGCTGGTATCCCACAAACCAGTAATTCCCACAATATCATTATTTGGGTTGGTATCTGACCgaaaaaaaatgctattactATTGAGGGGAGAGGATTGTTTTTTGAAGGCTTCTGACATATTTTAAATAGTCATTTAAAGAGCAACTTTTCCTGTGTGTCCACCTGATATTTTTCTTGCTGTTTTGAAGGGGGCAACTTCTTTCAATAATTTGATAGCCACTTCAAGAATTCTCTTCTTTCCTCCCACTTGGCTTCGGTGGCTAAAATGGAGAAagaattaatgttttttaaaataattctgcatATTTGGAGTTCACTTCTGCATCATCTTTAAGATTTATACTATTTGCTGCCAATTAATGGGGATGTTTTAAATGGTTGGAGTCAAATAATAGAGGATTTAAAGCACAGTTGAAtggattttgctttatttttagatTGTGCTACAACCTATAATGGCTTATGCATCAGAGTGGATCACCTAAAGATGTGGATACTGGTTTTATTTTAGTTGTCTTTCAGGTGACGTGATTTATTTAGCAGTTAAtttgaactttttgaaaaattgagataattttttcccctaaatagGCTGAAATGGTTTATTATAACAGAGCaggttatttgtttttctttaatgagTTAAAGCCTGAGGGTATACTGTtcaggtctgatcctgctccaatTTAAATCAgagttcccagtgacttcaatgggaacaagatcaggccctctaaaaattaataaatgCAGGCTTATTCTATTATGTTAATCTAAATGTGTTTGAATATATTTATTGGGTTTATTTTCAGATTGTTACAGTTGAATATTTTGGGAATCTATAACATGTTCCCCCCCCTTTAATTAGAGTTCctagataaataataaaataccactTTTTATACTCTTCTGTAGGTTGTGCTTACAGGAATTGGAGCAGATGAGCAGCTTGCAGGCTATTCTCGACATCGTGTTTGCTTCAAAAAATATGGTTTAGATGGCTTGAATAAGGAACTAGGAATGGAACTGGCTCGCATTTCTTCTAGAAATCTTGGCCGGGATGACAGGATTATTGGAGATCATGGAAAAGAAGCAAGGTAGCACTGTTTTAACATGCAGCAAATAGTTTCAACTCAGAACTCCATTTCTAGCACTGCAGtggaattttaaatcaaaattccctgtgtcttaattttttaaaaattccatgagGACATTTGTTGTATGTGTACAGACATTGGGCCTGTACTAATTTAAAGTGCTTACTGTACCCTTAAGAAGACATAGcaacttgaaaatcacatttcCACCTGAAAATTTTACTTCCAGTCTCATGTTAGTATGATGACATTACCCTCACAAGCACTCATTTGAGGTGATCTCACCTGCACACAgtgatggttcttggggtacTCAGGACtttgagtcaccttgttacccctttgcctccagcaagagacagacttgttggTGCTTAACCCATTGCAGTGTTAATCAGCTCCCTGGCACCTCCAGTCTGTTAGCCACTCAGTCTCCTCTGGACAGTGCTAGCCCGCCCCTCCCTTTGCTTTAACAATAGGTCCACCCCATCCTCAAGCCCCTTTGAAGTGTTTCCCTGTGATATCTTGCCCCTCTCACTGACTACTCACAGAAATATCAGGTTTGCTATTCCCCAGGAGGCAGTGTATATATGAGGTGGTTTGATTCAACTGAGGTTCAGCTCATATATATCATCAGAGCACTacaatatatttatagtgaaaacaatcataaatTTGTTATCAAAGGCTAAGATTTAAGAGACAGTGAGTAAGGGTAATCCAGTCAGCAAGGTAACATGTACAACTCCGtacacactttctagagactaaactttaACAGTCTAACCATCTGTCTAAAAGCAGTCTTATCTCTACTAAATGTCCTTTACAGTGCTGCCAAGCAGGGTAGTTTgggatcctgttttcatgaatatGCCCAATTACTCCCTCAGATGCAGGATAAAGAGATGTCCTAGTGCCTTCTCCTTGTAGCCACCAAAATTAATTGTTGGCCCCAGAGTCAAGATGACTCCtacattctccctcccccaagttttagtcCTTGGTGTGCTgactttgttgtttttacattCTTTTGTTGACTTCATATGCAAAACtggcttccattgtgttggcttacaaAGGCAGATGTGAATATATACATCCTTTGTCTGGCTGAAACCTGTTTATCAACACTGCCTGGGTTCAGActtttttaagaacatattttcagtgtgtgagagagagagagtttatgtgtgtgtgcgtgtacccATTTCACAACTATTAATGACCAGTATGATCCTGGTGTTCATTTAAGATCCTACATTACAtcatttatggataaataccatgaatgtggtgtgaaggccaatactataatcgtgttcaaaagggagctagatagattcatggaagataggtccatcaatggctattagccaggatgggcaggaatggtgtccctagcctctgtttgccagaagctgggattgggtgacagggcatggatcacttgatgataacctgtttgttcattccctttggggcacctgccattggccactgttagaggacaggatactgggcttgatggacttttggtctgagccagtagggccattcttatgtgataAGTATAGTGAGTTTGTGTGGCTTGTTGGGAGTTACAGTTACAGAACAGGAGTTCTTAGGGTCACACACACTTTTCCCCAGGTTTAGTAtaacaggaacagcagcagcaaatcttAAACTGAAGAGGCAGCAGACAGATATGTCcagagggaggaaggagatgCCTGAGCATT
The sequence above is a segment of the Trachemys scripta elegans isolate TJP31775 chromosome 11, CAS_Tse_1.0, whole genome shotgun sequence genome. Coding sequences within it:
- the ASNSD1 gene encoding asparagine synthetase domain-containing protein 1, giving the protein MCGICCVVSLSVQHTIGGFFIDDLLCNLRRRGPNSSQHLIKTLSDLSYQCLFSGHILHLRGLMTPQPLTDIDNNVFLWNGEVFNGIHIGTAENDTQVMFHHLSSCSSESEILSLFSSVQGPWSFIYYQASRHYLWFGRDYFGRRSLLWQFNNELDRALCLSSVSALSESDNQWQEVPASGIYKIDLKACAISEYLVLTLYPWKYHSRENAIEDRFLSGLDQISKDLPAYVSLTMSESKLSLITPVVPLNRTVPETSVDSHRPNITNRTVTVEDLQGFLAEEHKKKLVHQLIDVLSEAVKRRVLYLFRDTDELTGENLSIPIKKAHVAILFSGGIDSMLIATLADRHIPSEEPIDLLNVAFMIKEQTKQSKQKKQHELHSCQECFKKLDTTLVDNLSCFSVPDRITGRAALEELETINPSRTWNFVEINVTLEELKRMRQQRISHLVYPLDTVLDDSIGCAVWFASRGEGFITTQGDVKPYKSSAKVVLTGIGADEQLAGYSRHRVCFKKYGLDGLNKELGMELARISSRNLGRDDRIIGDHGKEARFPFLDEDVVSFLNSLPVSEKADLTLPRGIGEKLLLRLAAKELGLKASTILPKRAMQFGTRIAKMENSSEKASDKCSRLQPVSVD